Genomic segment of Pseudorca crassidens isolate mPseCra1 chromosome 10, mPseCra1.hap1, whole genome shotgun sequence:
TATCTGGAGCAGTCTTTAATTTGAGAtcacattgtttaaaaaatatatatttttctatcgtCCAGTACTCTTTAGACAGATGAGAAAGTCAAGTTCCCACGTGGGTTGGAACATACTTCACGTAAGACtgattttaacttaatttcaGCACTTTCATAGAAGGGACCGTCCCAGATCTGTAACTGTTCAATGTTGTATTCACTTCACAGTGTATCAAGCACCAGCGTTGCCATGGATTGGTTTCAAATAAccctttatatataattttatatttatatatatatagttatatcaaAACTGATAGTACATAGTATAACTGGAAGAAAGAACTAAACTTAAAAGGATATGCTGAAAGGATGGAGTCTGtgaacacaataaataaaagctccctccccctcccaccccactcccccccaacaaaacaaaaacaaaaaccagttgTAATGTACATGGAAAATTGTGcacagcagattttttttttatataaaaagtagATTCAGGAGCACATCCAATTATAAATGATTGTTAGGAAAATCATATAAAACAATGGAATACATAAAAGTGTCAAGAGTAATCGTCAGGGTGCGAAATTCCTTGGGGGCCAGATGCCCATGGCAAGCAGAAATCATCCTGGCAGCATCACTAAGAGGTCGATGTCCACAGAAGATTCTCCAGGGGTGCAAGCGGCATGGGCAGGTGGAGGATGTGAATTTCATACCCTGATTCATAGTTTTCACAATTCCATGTGCAATTTCAGAAAGATTCATCATTTACTGCTGACATGTCGCCCTTTGGCGTGGAGGAACGGGAGGAACCCTTGTCTGTGCTCTCCGACCCCGAGCTGCTCTGGTTCTGCTGTTCTGACCCTGCACTGGAGGTCACTGTGGATGAGGAGGTCGAGGAGGAGCGAGTCTTTTCCTTAAAGTCTGTGATAATGACGGTGACGTTGCCCACAGTTACTGCCAACTGCTGTGCGGTGCTCCTGTCCACGTTTTTCAGCCGGGGCCTGAAAGCAACACCACAGGGGAAGAGCCCATGAAATCGGCTACGGATGCAAAGGACTTCTGGCCCAACAtcaccccgccacacacacagaCTGCATGACGCTGTGGCAATGAATCTAAAACGCCAGCACGGATACCAGCGCTTACTACCATATCTGCCGACTAAGAAGCGCAGCAAGAAACGAAACCGCCAATCAGTTAGCAAAGCTTCGGATCACTGCAAAATTATGATCAATTTATCTTTCTCCTGTTTTGGACTCAGTGATATAAAAGCAGCTCATATCTATGTGCATGTACTTTGAAAGTTAACAGTCCCACTGCCCCAGCTCTTCACCCCACCCCTTCTTAGCCTACAAACCCATAGGCACAAAACCACCCCTGACTCTTGATTATGAGCAGATGAATCAGGGCAGCGACGTGGTATTTCACTCTAGTTTCAAATACCTTGAGGTGTGATTCGTTTCACTGGTCTTTGTTGTAGCATTTGCAGACTGTATACTGTTCGCTTCGCTAGGAGGATCTTTCAGAATATCGGACTTTGGTCTAAAtggggagacagaaaaagaggCATTTAAAAGACATCTTTGATTCACCTGCAAAATAACATAGTACTGTACTGAGTTACCGAAGAacttactttgtttttttgttggtaTTTTTCTTGGTAACACTAGGActaatttctttatctttctcgGGTTTCTCTTTGTCTTGCTTTTCaaccttctccttcttctcctttttagGGGGTGGTGGAGTGGCATACTGTTGGGCCACTTGCTGGGCCACCAGCTGAGAATTGATCCGAGGTTTTCTAAAACATTCAAGAAAAGATGTctcattatttgctttttaactgtttctttaattttaaaattttggtctCATAATTTTTAGGTATTCTATTACTGGTATCCAGCAACTCAAACTAAATTATATGGTGTTTTATTATTTCCAGATAGTATGGTTAAGTCCataaaacttttcctctttcaaatcCACTCTCCGTACATCCACCTTTAATGACATAAACACACGCGctcacacaaacatacatatccctgtgcagtcaagactttCAGCCAATTAAAACATGACGCTGCTTCTAAGAGAAGCAGCTTCTGAGAACACTACTTCTTTTGAGCTGTCAAGATTATACTGACTGACAGCTTTCAAATACTTCTGCCGCAGAGGGTTAATCCCATTTTATTAAATGGACACTGGTAATCCcttgaaaagagaatgaaattagaagtgtGACATTCACTCCTCAATCTAATTATTCCGACTTGGTCTGCTCCCCTGCTGCTCTGTGACTGGCACAGACAACACGTATCGAGCAATAAAAGGTAACTGTGGTTCATACGAGCTTCCAAGGGGGTGAAGACAAAGTCACTATAAAAACATCTTAGACAAGTGGTACATTCATTGTGCCATAAACCATTATGTCTGCACCAGTCTCCAACTGACACTGGCTCTTAGCACTATTGTTTACAAATTCTAAACGGTGCCAAACGCTTCTCACAGTGCATTACCATTTGGACCCAAATggcaaagggagaaaggaaaacctAGGCGCTATTTCTATACATTATTAATTTTCAAAGACGTTAGCATCTAGATCGACACTTACAATATAATAAATTCTCCAAGTACAAGGTAGAAAACACATATCTAAGTGGGTTATTAATGAGGTGAAGCAACCACCTGCCATGATGTAATGATCCCCTTCAGACCCCACGTCCCCCTCTGTTCCCAACGATGAGGGCACTGGCCAGAGAAAAATAACTGGACAGACAAGGTCTGCCTCATCAATGAGAGAGCCAGCGGTGGAagaatggaaatagaaaaaaatttaaaaaaaaagcctacgaaaaacaaaacagaagtttctttcttaaataattccgccatttttttttcaagaaaacaaaaagagttgCTAGGTACAGGACACGCTGGCTCCTAAATTAAGCACAGTTACTGAAGCACCTCTTGGGAGGAGGTGTGATGTGGCGAAGAAGAAATACAGGACGAGGAGGGGACAGACACCTACTCCTTGACTTCATCAAGGCCAGCCTGCTAGGGGAAGACACTGGGTTTGTTCTGAGTGTCTCAGTGCTGGCTCCACAATAGTGTGGCTTTGCAGGAAACACACCAACAAAGGAGCAATCCCAGAGCAAGTTTCCTATTGGTCTCCAGCAAACACAGGCCTTGGTTACGGCGGCATACGACGAAGCCCACAACGGGTACGGTCACCTCAGGCTGGACCACAAGCAGCctcacatgccactgagcaaggGATTCAAACATGTGAAGTGCCCCGAGATAAAGGGAGGAAGGTACTTAATACTCTAAACTCCCGCCCCTCAAGTGAAAGGTGAAAGGTAACATTCTTTTTTCACAGGTTCTAACAAAGGCAGCAGCAGCCATTCTAACACATTCTTCTCTTTCAAAGAGGAAGTGTATCTGTTAATACTTACAGAGAAGATAATCACCACTACAAACTATTTCACAAGTATTCACAGGGAACACAAACAGACCAGCTGTCTACAGGGATTACCAAGCAGTTTAAATCAGAGTTTAAACAAACTGTCATATACTAACCAATACTCGGGTGTCAAAATGAAATAACTCAGCCAAGtgaaaactaactaactaaataaataaaactttatgaaaAACTACACCTTGAGGGAGACTTTCAATTAAGCCGGTATGTGTACTTCACTGCATGGAAGTCTGACAAGAGAAGACAACTGGACACCAGTCCAAGACCACCTGCAACAGCGAGAAGAACCAACGGCACGTGGCACACCAGACGCTTGCCCCAGAGGAACCACCCCCGGCCCCATCACCAGGCCCACCCAGTCTGAGTTAGGGGGGCCTGCCTCACTCCAGCATGTCCTACAGAGTTCTATGATGTCAGTTAGCACGCCGCACTGTAACTGTCAATCAAATGCACACTCCTGAATGGCAGGACCGTGTCTTAATCAGCCTTCTCTATGGCATTCAGCACAGTACCAGGTACCCAATAAAATTACCTACTGGATGAATAAAGGATAAACGAAAatttcagagaaagacaaagtagGATAAGGACTGAGGAAAGGGCCCAAGCTTTGGTGATCAAGAAGTCAACTGCCGACTTTCAGGAGAGCAAGCCACACACTATCAGGGCTGCAAAGAGGAAGGAACTACAGGATGTCAGAGGAATAATCTAGAGGCGGCCAACAGGAACCCTTTTGAGAACTGTGGTGCTGAGGTAAAGGACAGCCCTGCCACTGCAGAAAGGGGTCAGCAGGGTTTGAGGATATTTCCTTGGGAACAGGAGGCttaaatcatgttgtacactgaAGAGGGAGAAAGACTGAAGGCAGGCAGAAGAGAGGGGTTAGCCATGGGGCAAAGGAGAGAAAGCATACAATCAAGAAAagcactgggggcttccctggtggcgcagtggttgagagtccgcctgccgatgcaggggacgcgggttcgtgccccggtctgggaagatcccacatgccgcggagcggctgggcccgtgagccatggccgctgagcctgcgcgtccagagcctgtgctccgcaacgggagaggccacaacggtgacaggcctgcgtaccgcaaaaaaaaaaaaagaacaagtgctgggattgggattgacatgtatacactgatgtgtaaaaaactgatgactaataagaacctgctgtataaaaaaataaataaaataaaaattaaaaaaaaagcaaagcactgGGAAAGGAACAGAGACTTTCTTCTGAGATGGGAGGGATGCTAGGTACTGGGGGATTATTGGCAGAATATTGGCAGAATATGGGAATGAGAGATCAGAGGAGAGATCCTGAAGCAATGGACATCAGAAGTGGTACCTGGGTTGGTGAGCAGCTGGCACTACCAGCAGAACAGAGAGCTAGGGGAgagcaaagaggaaaggaagtcACCCTCGTCTCACAAACAGCCCCTAATGGCAGGCACCTGATGCACCTGCAAGCGGCTCTCAACCACCCAGACGCCGTGCTGATCCAAGATGGATTATCCCCTCACAGGCGGCTTGCCGAGGCCATGGGCAAAGCATGGGCAACAGGCCAGGTGCCTGTCTCGTACTCCTCCCGTGGACGACCACTCTCTAACATTTCAGCAGGGCAAGCAAACCCTCAGAATTTTTCAGTGCACGCACCACAATCCAGCATCTGTAGGAcagtatgtatacacacacacggtGACATAAACTGCACCTCAAATGCAGCACGTGTGCACAACCGCACGGATGTCCTCACTTGTTCCTAAGAAAATGATGTCTGACTAGAATAGTGAAAGAAGTGTGCCTCCTCTCTAATGGGCAACCAAACTGAAACTTCACAAATGAAAAGGACCCAAGGCTCACTGGGATCAGATTATTACCAAGAAATATGGGATGTCTGCTAAAAGCACCTGTTTTGTTTCACAAGTACGTCTGTGTTCTCAGCGTCCTCAAATAACAACCTAGTAATTCTTCCATCATCACTTGCTCCTTCCCCACAAAAACCCTCACCAACAGGTGGGaatctattattttaattattagagTGGTTTTTTCAAACTAGTTCCCCCAACAAACCCCACAGTCCTTCTCGGATCAGGGAACGGGGTGAGGTGGGGAAACGCACCGAATTCATTTTGAAATGGTGCACTGCTGCTGAACACAATGCGTACCTTTGAAGAAGGTGAAGAAGTGAGAAGGGTCGTCGGTGGGAGACCCTCCAAAGGTGCCACCCTGCCAGAACTGCTGTGGCAGCTCCTGCCATCCGTCCCCTACTTATTCCCAGGCCGGAGCATTCTGACGGCATGAGGATGGAAACGTGCCACCTCCACGGAGAGCCACGCACGCCGCACCCCAGCTGGCCGCGTTCTCCAGGTTAGATGCTGTGAACTGCCGTCGAGCAGCAGGCCAGGACCACCTCACAGCCAAAACAGGACAGGCACACTACGGAGCCAGAGTCAGCACAGCATCCTCCAGAGCACAACTGATTGTCTCTGTTTTACCAATTAAGGAGACTGAAAGCAGAAAGATCAAGAACCTTGTCTAAGGTTCACAGTAAGTGGCTAAACTGGGATTTTTTAACCCAGATCCACCTGAACTTTTCAAAGcctcctcttatttatttatttatttatttattatttatttatttatggctgtgttgggtcttcattgctgcacacaggctttttctagttgcggcgagcaagggctactctgttgcagtgtgcgggcttctcattgcagagcacgggctctaggcgcacgggcttcagtagttgtggcacacgggctcagtagttgtggctcacgggctctagagcgcaggctcagtagttgtggtgcacgggcttagctgcttggtggcgtgtgggaccttcccggaccagggatcgaacccgtgacccctgcactggcaggtggattcttaaccaccgcgccaccagggaagttcccaaagACTCCTCTTATGAAAGTAACTTCAAATGAGTCTCCCCACCGTTTGTGTGtgtcggggggcggggagggggcacaGGGTACTAGGGATGGAAGACCCAGGTCAACTCAGGCTACGGTTTCAACAGATACCTGCCCAAGAATTCCAGCACTCTCGTTAGCCCCACCATCTTCACTGGGGTAAGAAGAGGACTACTTGGTTGTCCTTAAGGGGAGAGAAAAGGGCACGGGGAGAGGAGATGGCAAAGTATGTTTTCCAATGTCTTTTAACATTTCCTGTAAGGAAAGAACCCTTATCATGATATTTAACACTGCTGATCGGTGAGAAATAGTTACTTCCCACAGATTTACACTGCTCAGTGCAGTCTTTTAAGTGTCGTACAACACACTGTATATAGCTCACTTAATGGGCAGAATTTCCAGCATATTGCAGGACGTCAATTCTTCAATACGGAGCTGAGAGTCTGGGGTTCTCCAAAATTACCTAAGTTTCCCAACTAACAAATCTTAAACTAGCAATTAACAGCTTTCCCAATACAGGGGAAAACATTAGATCAAAGAACATGGCTTATTGCTTCTGGTGACTACACCTCAAAGCCCATTAATCACCACCAactaaaacagacaaacaaaaagcccTATTTGACCAGAAATACTATACAGTATGTAACACGGGGCCTGGTTTCCTTTATAAGTACGTTTGCCAACAAAAGTTTTTTGCTATCTTCttcaaaactgtatttttttaataaaaaatttttaggcTTCTGAAAATTGTTTCATACCTTTATTGTTGCTTTTCCAATAGAGTTTACAAAGGAAAATCTGCTGTGACATTTCAGTAATAGACATCATCAGGAAATCTTGTCTATTTATTTGCATTTGAACAGCTAATATTTCAGAGAAGAACTGATTCCACAAAGTGAAGCAAATCTTTATCAAGGGACATCCTTAATTTCTGAAAACGAAAAATTTCACACAAACACAAATGAGAGCAAAAAACAAGCTATCTTCCTGGATTGCTCTGGGGGAACATGGGCAAACCATATGTTTCCCCCATACAACACTTTCCTTCTCCACTGTGTGCTCAGGGGAACGTGAAATCTGTGATCATTTCTCATGTGCTTTTCTGTATCTCAGCTCCCACAAAGAGAAACACGACAAAGCCATCTTTTCGTAGTTCAGGCAACAAAGAGCaataacaaatcttttttttccttgattatgTCCAGCTCTTCCTAAACTAACATTTGTGTGTTTTGTCCACTTATGGAATtccattttcagttaaaataCCCTAAAGGCTCTGAAATCACACAATCAacttatccattaaaaaaaaaaaaagtaccctgCAACTTACAAAACATCTTTGCCAAGTTAACTGACACTGCCCTTGAGTTCTGCCATCGTCCTTACCTCCCCCACCAAGCCCTTCCTCGCCTTGGCAATCTGTTGGTTGAAAAATTAGCAATTTCCAGGACTGCACTACTCTGAAAATGCCTGTCCATTTAGCTCACTCTACCAGGAGCCCACGAGTCTTTGAGATCACATCATGGCTCTGTAATTAAAAGGAGGCTTCTCCACATGACCCATTTCCCCGTCCCTCCAGTCAAAAGGTTATTCTACACGTGCGCATTGGACTAACTAGGATGCATCTTACCTCCCCACCAATGACTGAACTTCTGTATTACTGAGCCCCCGATACACgtgcgcacgcacgcacacaaacacacaccagcTGGGAACACAGCAGAGTACTCTGCACAGCCGTTACCgactaaaatattttgaaaatgaaatgggaATAGAAAATACAACCTCAGGGAAGCGGGTGGGCCAAATGTGTAAAATGCGTTATAAACTGcacaactttttttctttgcacAAGTACCTGTTAAAGCCATAATTAGGGTAAATAAATCTGATCTCTGTCTGCATACAATATGTATTCCAAGTTAAAAGAAGCTGCGAATCCATTTTCACGCCAGCTATTGCCTGTATTTAGCTCCAAGGCCATGTAAGCGTTAAGATTCAGGGTCTGTCCCAGCAACACTGCCAACCGCACACTACTGGCTCCTGGCTTCGGTGAGCGCAACAGAAAAGAGGCCCTACAAGAGCAACTCGCTTTCTGTTCATTTTACCCACCCGCTGCTGACCCATTGTAAGTTACATACCAAAGATAAAGCAGAGAAGAAATGCTGTGAACACAGAAGTCAGGATTCTGGCTCCAACATCAATGACCATGAGATCTCAAAGGGTGACACAAGACTTCTTTTAAACTCTAGACATGCACAGGTAGAACAGATTTGAAGTAATTAGGCTACTTTAGGGCTCTTTCTCCTCCACCTATACTTATATTTTAGCAACTACTGCCTCACTTTATCCTCAACAATTCTAAAAGGTATATTACACAACCACTAGTATTCTcagtttaaaaagagagagaggatttaCAACTACACCAGAGACTATTAGTCTGGTAGTCTTTCAGGTGTACCATGCTAGGCTGAGAGTTTTGTAACAAAGGGTTTTAATCTCATGAAAATTTCTGTACCTTTTCATATTTGATTCACTGTTATAGTACAGTTATTACTAAGAATCACCCAGGTGAGTCAATCCAGCCCAATGAAGaataacagatgaggaaatatgGCAGATAATCtagtttcgtaaataagttcccAGGGAGTTTCTAGGTAAGCACTTACTTTGCCACTATTTTAAAGGGCTGATCATCTTAAGAGACCAATGGACAAATATTCATCTGTTCAGTTATGGGATGAAACCACAAAAAGAGCTCCAGTCAGATTCTTCCCTGACGCAGGAAACATAAGACCTTGTACTAGTTGTCAGTCCCAGTGACTAGGATGCTCTTTCAGCTTGCTGATTTAGGCTCACTTCAACATTACTCAGACCTAGCTGGCTTTGCTTTGGAAAGATGAATACTCATGGCCTTCCTTCCCCAGAGCTGCTGTTGCCACAGAGTCAGGCCACGCTACACCAGGGTAATACGAAACTTCTATGACCCTGTGACCTTCACTGCTACAATCATACACTGCGTGGCATTATTAAATTCTCTCTGCTCCCCAAATAGTATCTTTTCTTGCTGTTCTTTTCTCTCCTAAATAGTTCTTTGGCCTCTCATGTAAACACCTGTTTTCATGAAATTTCTCAAATCTTCTACAATGAGCCACTGGGTGGCCTGAAGGGGTCTGAGTTCATCTTCTAGGTTACTCTTTGCTGCCAATATACATCCTGGACTCAGGAGAACCACTCTGCCTTGTACCAGAAAACTAAAATTTCCCCCTTAATTCGGACTCCaactatcaaattaaaaaaaagaaaagaaaaaaccgtCAAGCCATCCCCTTTATTCCACTTATCTCTCCATCCTCACCTTCACAGGTAAATAGGGCGAGTACAGACTTTGGAGTTAGGACAGCCTTTGGACTTTATCCAGACTCTGCTATTGAGCTTGGGTAAATTACTCAAAATGGAAATGGGACCACACCTAATATATCAGGGCTGAAATCAAGATTAAAGGAGGTAAAGTTCTCTTAGCTCGTCATAGTACATGTACACAGAACATGCAGATATTCCACAAAATAATTCCCCTTAAAAGTTATATCTACGTTTCAAAGCACTAACTTTTCCAGCTGTAGATGCATCTACTACCCTTCCACAGACACAGGGAGGGCAacggaaatatttacaaataaaagaaGCTGCTAAGCTCTGCCCTATGGAAATGGCTCTAGAGACAGAAATCCCTCACGTAGCTTAGTGTCCTAAGTTAATCATGCTGGCTGGGAGCAGAGGCAGCACTAAGGATCCTCATTGACTTAGCTGTCAGTTTTTCTGCATTACTTCAGACAGAATTTTGGTTTTGCAGATATTCCTTTTAAAAGAGAATGCCTTTAGGGGAGGCTACCGGACTTCAATTTTACAATACTATACGTGGTATTGCACAAACTCACCAGATACAACTTGGTTAGAAACAACTGGCTCCAAGAGAACTAACACAAGCATCCTTAACAACACAATCTGAAATGTTCTACTACAGATTCAAAATTATCAATGTATTCAAATGTCTCTTATGCTCTGAAAACACACTTACTTAAAAAGTACTTGAGCACCAGTAACTGTCGGCACTGTAACTTTTCTGCAACTCTGGAACATATGTTCAGAAAGTAAAAGGAGCTACAAGTGGTTGAGGCTCTTGAAAACAAAACCCTTATTTTATAAACGAAGCTGGCAGCAATGGAGAGAGAGCCTAGTCCAGgttggttctcaaagtgtggcccagaGACTCCTGGGAGTATTCAAGAACCTTTGAGGAGGGTCCACAAGGCGAAAactatttctataataattaccTCCACAGTAatacttgccttttcattttccaaagactAAATGACACGTGACATCACTGCTCTGAGAGCTAATGaaatgtatgtttgtatattCCTGTGTTCTAAACATTGCTCAGTTTTAAGTTCTGATGTGGAAAGTATCTACAGGTATAGCCAACATGAGCAAAAGCTACTTGGGGTCcataataattttaaacagtGCAAGAGATCCTCTGACCAAAAAGCTGGAGAGCTGCTACCCTAGGACCATGACAAATATTTTACTGTGCAAGTCTGCTGCTTCATCACAGGTAAAGAAAGAAGAGGTTTTCTTCAGAAGACAACTTCTAAAACAACTCAAGCTTAAATTCTTGCTCAGCAAAactgcaaaaaaaccaaacaaaaaaacaacaaaaaaaccccaccaccaTGAAAAGCAGCATCACCTCCAAACGCAGcttaagaaaacatttcaaagaaaaaattttcaacttCCTAAACACAAGCACAACTTTCAAGAACAAGGCTTAAAAGTATTTCAACCACAGACTATAAATCTGGCTTCCTTCCATTTCCTCTCCCCTGTGGTGCCTAAAATAACAGAATTTCATTGTGgtcattcaaatatttaaagtaaatgtCCCATAATAAATATGCCCTTTAGATCTCTCACAGCATTTCTCCCAAAGTAAATCCACTGACAAAGAATGGACTAGTTGACATCATGTGAAGAAAAATGTTTCCTAAATTGTTTTCAAAATGGACCTTCTTTGAAGATGGCTAACTGCCATTTCTTTCCGATACCTGCCATTCCAAATtttcaatacaaattttattCTACAGTAAAAGACTTTGGTGTTAAGACTGGAAAGGTGTTTTGCTGGCTGAGGATTTCTTCTGAGCAGTGTTAGGATCGCTGCCACGCTTGAGGCAGTGTGAGAATTACAGTAGCTGCTGTATTGTGACTACAGAAGTGGTGGAGACACACCTCCCCTCGCCCGCCTCCTTGAGGAGGAGAAGTCCATGTAGGTTACCAAATCCCAACTCTCTGGGCCAGCATCCCTACTTCCGGAAGCCCATCTGAGTaaaggagcagagagagatgTAACATTCCTCGTGCTGTCTCTTGTCCTGGTTTCACCTCCGGCATTTGGGCTTATGTTTCCAAATTCATCAAACAGACTTTTCCTGGTGTCTACTCTATGCCAAGGCAGGCGCTCTGCACTCTGAGTACGGGTGTATGCTTCTTTTCCAAGAAGCTGATAAAATATGACGCTTTAGATTTCAACGGCCAAGATCTCTGTTGAGGGTCCCTTGTGTTTTCTGGGCTGCTCCCTGTCACACAAGTTGGATCATCGGACTTAGCAGGCTGAGGTGCCTCAGCTCTCTCCTCtgctttctgtatttattttagaaTCTAACTCCATGACCTTGGATGAATTACATACTCTCTCCAGACTGCAGTTTCCTCATTGATAAAAGAGATCAGAATAGAGTAAGTAAGCAATCTCTATGGCTCCTTCAGCTCAGATACTTGtattcaatatttaataaaaacaatagagTTATTTGTTCTTAACATACAGGCAAGTTTGCGTTAAGTACATTCTACAAACTACACTGCTGGTTTAGTGACTTTGATATGACCTCTCTCAATCTCCccagaagatacacaaaattacCTTATAAATCATGCAAATGATTTTAAGAAGGATCACAAGAGACTACAAATCTCTTCGCAAACCATATATCTTCAGATGCAAATAAACTTGATGATGTATCAAGTCTTTCTCCAAGAAACTATACTAAAGCAACCCAATCTGCTCTGAAAATTCCTTTATAGCTGTCAGAGATCCCATTTAAAATGCACGTAACCATTTTGAAATTACAGTTCATGTCACAAAACTGGGCACCTACAAAGCACACAGAAGAATTTGTAATTCTTCAGAGggaacccccccaaaaaaaaacactatttagataatttaaataaatccAAGATCTAACAAACCAGTTGCCCTCTTCAggtcttggttttctcacctgtaaaattagAGGGTTGGACTAAATTAAGGTAATCTTAAGGATTCCCTCAAACC
This window contains:
- the RYBP gene encoding RING1 and YY1-binding protein, whose product is MTMGDKKSPTRPKRQAKPAADEGFWDCSVCTFRNSAEAFKCSICDVRKGTSTRKPRINSQLVAQQVAQQYATPPPPKKEKKEKVEKQDKEKPEKDKEISPSVTKKNTNKKTKPKSDILKDPPSEANSIQSANATTKTSETNHTSRPRLKNVDRSTAQQLAVTVGNVTVIITDFKEKTRSSSTSSSTVTSSAGSEQQNQSSSGSESTDKGSSRSSTPKGDMSAVNDESF